From one Terriglobia bacterium genomic stretch:
- a CDS encoding YdcH family protein: protein MIMKEEEIKDYLISENVEFRRLCEQHRLCEGKLNELNRHHMTEHDHLAEIQLKKRKLQLKDQMNSIVSRFRTELSHQHT, encoded by the coding sequence ATGATAATGAAGGAGGAGGAGATCAAAGACTATTTGATCTCTGAGAACGTGGAGTTTCGCCGTCTATGCGAACAACACAGGCTTTGCGAAGGCAAACTGAACGAACTGAATCGCCACCACATGACGGAACACGACCATCTTGCAGAAATTCAGCTCAAGAAAAGGAAACTCCAACTGAAGGATCAGATGAACTCGATTGTTTCCAGATTTCGAACCGAGTTGAGCCACCAGCACACATAA